A stretch of the Neofelis nebulosa isolate mNeoNeb1 chromosome 1, mNeoNeb1.pri, whole genome shotgun sequence genome encodes the following:
- the COMMD6 gene encoding COMM domain-containing protein 6 has product MAVSSDSCRSLKYPYVAVLLKVMDHSGQVKNKSFEMTIPQFQNFYRQFKEIAAVIETV; this is encoded by the exons ATGGCAGTGAGCTCAGACAGTTGCAGATCTCTCAAGTATCCTTACGTGGCAGTGTTGCTGAAGGTGATGGATCATTCAGGCCAAGTGAAGAACAAGTCCTTTGAAATGACAATTCCACAGTTTCAG aaTTTCTACAGACAGTTCAAGGAAATTGCTGCAGTTATTGAAACTGTGTGA